In the genome of Diachasmimorpha longicaudata isolate KC_UGA_2023 chromosome 19, iyDiaLong2, whole genome shotgun sequence, one region contains:
- the LOC135171332 gene encoding tenascin-like, translating into MERHVKILLLVLGTVLGLQIANAQTSVAEPSTESSEPDPECTARCTGGPNDKCTLCGTACPLTCDRPEPGICTKQCVVNVCRCDQGYVRNARGRCVRPNQCPRRDPRCTRRCTGGRHDRCTLCGSACPRTCDRPNPEACTLQCIVNTCECERGYVRNAAGRCVRPDQCPQSRQPQCTRRCTGGPHDRCTLCGSACPLSCDRPNPRICTLQCLINVCECDRGFVRNSEGQCVRPDQCPSSGQPGQCTRRCTGGPNDECTFCGSACPPTCDRSSTMLCTPECRVNVCQCRRGYLRNSEGQCVRPDQCPPAE; encoded by the exons ATGGAGAGACACGTGAAGATCCTCTTGTTGGTCCTTGGGACAGTCCTAG GGTTGCAGATAGCGAACGCGCAGACGTCGGTCGCGGAACCGTCGACGGAATCGTCCGAGCCGGACCCAGAATGCACAGCCAGATGCACCGGGGGCCCTAACGATAAGTGCACCCTATGCGGAACTGCGTGTCCGCTGACCTGCGATCGACCGGAACCTGGGATTTGCACGAAA CAATGTGTCGTCAACGTTTGCCGATGTGATCAAGGGTACGTTCGGAACGCGCGCGGACGGTGCGTCAGGCCCAACCAATGCCCGAGAAGGGACCCAAGATGCACGCGGAGATGCACTGGCGGTCGCCATGACAGGTGCACCCTCTGCGGGAGTGCGTGTCCTCGGACTTGTGACAGACCCAATCCCGAGGCTTGCACTTTG CAATGCATAGTGAACACCTGCGAATGTGAACGGGGGTACGTTCGCAATGCGGCAGGACGATGTGTCCGCCCTGACCAGTGTCCGCAGTCCCGGCAACCTCAATGCACCCGCCGATGCACCGGAGGGCCTCACGACCGCTGCACCCTCTGCGGAAGCGCTTGTCCTCTCAGTTGTGACAGACCCAATCCCAGGATCTGCACTTTG CAATGTCTCATCAACGTCTGCGAGTGTGACAGAGGTTTCGTTCGCAATTCCGAAGGACAATGCGTTCGTCCTGACCAGTGCCCTTCGTCCGGTCAACCTGGTCAATGCACTCGAAGATGCACTGGCGGTCCGAATGATGAGTGCACCTTCTGCGGTAGCGCATGTCCGCCGACTTGCGACAGATCTAGTACGATGCTGTGCACTCCG GAATGTCGGGTGAATGTCTGCCAGTGTCGGCGAGGGTATCTTCGTAATTCGGAAGGACAATGCGTCCGGCCAGACCAGTGTCCGCCGGCGGAATAG